The Primulina huaijiensis isolate GDHJ02 chromosome 17, ASM1229523v2, whole genome shotgun sequence genome window below encodes:
- the LOC140963140 gene encoding serine/threonine-protein kinase BSK1-like isoform X1 codes for MGCLASKFPQDEAQPGNDKVKAHGQAPTSTGRHQPAEPDSGVAATGVPSFSEFSFADLKSATNNFSPDFIVSESGEKAPNIVYKGRLQNGRWIAVKKFPKMAWLDPKQFAEEAWRVGILRNQRLANLIGYCCDGDERLLVAEYMPNDTLAKHLFHWESQTIEWAMRLRVALYIAEALAYCSNEGHPLYHDLNAYRVLFDGDGDPRLSCFGLMKNSQDGKSYSTNLAYTPPEYLKNGRVTPQSVIYSFGTVLLDLLSGKHIPPSHALDMIRGKNIILLMDSHLEGRFSTEEATIVVGLASRCLQYEPRERSNVKDLVSTLSPLQTKSDVPSYVLLGISKHIEAPATPQRPLSPMGEACSRMDLTAIHQILVTTHYRDDEGTNELSFQEWTQQMRDMLDARKHGDYAFRDKDFKTAIDCYSQFIVVGTMVSPTVYARRSLCYLMCDQADVALRDAMQAQIVHPDWATAFYMQSVALAKLDMHQDAADMLKEAAGLEEKRQKAGGKG; via the exons ATGGGCTGCCTAGCTTCAAAGTTTCCTCAAGATGAGGCGCAGCCGGGGAACGATAAGGTCAAGGCGCACGGCCAAGCTCCAACTTCTACCGGTCGACACCAGCCCGCGGAACCCGACTCGGGGGTAGCTGCCACTGGGGTTCCATCCTTTTCCGAGTTCTCCTTTGCGGACCTCAAGTCTGCTACAAATAACTTCAGCCCCGATTTTATTGTCTCAGAAAGTGGTGAAAAAGCCCCGAATATTGTTTACAAAGGCCGCCTCCAGAACGGCCGGTGGATCGCCGTCAAGAAGTTTCCTAAGATGGCTTGGTTGGATCCGAAACAGTTTGCG GAGGAGGCATGGAGAGTCGGCATATTGAGGAACCAAAGGCTGGCGAATTTAATAGGATATTGCTGTGATGGTGATGAGAGGTTGCTGGTTGCAGAATACATGCCCAATGATACACTTGCTAAGCATTTATTTCATT GGGAGAGTCAGACCATTGAATGGGCCATGCGCTTGAGAGTAGCACTCTATATAGCTGAAGCCTTGGCATACTGTAGCAATGAAGGTCATCCGTTGTATCACGACCTCAATGCATACAGGGTTCTCTTCGATGGG GATGGTGATCCTAGGCTTTCATGTTTTGGCTTGATGAAAAACAGTCAAGATGGAAAAAGTTATAGCACAAATCTTGCATACACTCCCCCGGAATACCTGAAAAATG GAAGGGTAACACCACAAAGTGTCATATACAGCTTTGGCACTGTACTCTTGGATCTGCTAAGTGGAAAGCACATTCCTCCAAGTCAC GCTCTTGATATGATACGGGGTAAAAACATCATTCTACTGATGGATTCACATTTGGAGGGAAGGTTTTCTACAGAAGAAGCTACGATAGTTGTTGGTCTTGCTTCTCGTTGTTTGCAATATGAACCTAGGGAAAGGTCTAATGTAAAGGATCTTGTTTCTACTCTTTCTCCACTACAGACAAAATCGGAC GTTCCCTCTTATGTTTTGCTTGGAATTTCGAAGCACATAGAAGCACCTGCAACACCTCAACGACCTCTTTCACCAATGGGTGAGGCCTGTTCTCGGATGGACCTCACAGCAATACACCAGATACTGGTGACCACCCACTATCGGGATGATGAAGGAACAAACGAG TTGTCTTTTCAAGAATGGACCCAGCAGATGAGAGATATGTTAGATGCTAGAAAGCACGGAGATTATGCATTCCGTGACAAGGACTTTAAGACTGCTATTGATTGTTATTCACAG TTTATCGTCGTAGGAACCATGGTTTCACCAACAGTGTATGCACGGCGTAGTTTATGTTATCTGATGTGTGATCAAGCTGATGTGGCCCTTCGAGATGCAATGCAAGCACAGATTGTGCATCCGGACTGGGCTACAGCTTTCTACATGCAGTCGGTTGCCCTTGCCAAACTGGATATGCACCAGGATGCTGCCGACATGTTAAAGGAGGCTGCTGGACTCGAAGAAAAGAGGCAAAAAGCAGGTGGTAAAGGATGA
- the LOC140963140 gene encoding serine/threonine-protein kinase BSK1-like isoform X2: protein MGCLASKFPQDEAQPGNDKVKAHGQAPTSTGRHQPAEPDSGVAATGVPSFSEFSFADLKSATNNFSPDFIVSESGEKAPNIVYKGRLQNGRWIAVKKFPKMAWLDPKQFAEEAWRVGILRNQRLANLIGYCCDGDERLLVAEYMPNDTLAKHLFHWESQTIEWAMRLRVALYIAEALAYCSNEGHPLYHDLNAYRVLFDGDGDPRLSCFGLMKNSQDGKSYSTNLAYTPPEYLKNGRVTPQSVIYSFGTVLLDLLSGKHIPPSHALDMIRGKNIILLMDSHLEGRFSTEEATIVVGLASRCLQYEPRERSNVKDLVSTLSPLQTKSDVPSYVLLGISKHIEAPATPQRPLSPMGEACSRMDLTAIHQILVTTHYRDDEGTNELSFQEWTQQMRDMLDARKHGDYAFRDKDFKTAIDCYSQEPWFHQQCMHGVVYVI from the exons ATGGGCTGCCTAGCTTCAAAGTTTCCTCAAGATGAGGCGCAGCCGGGGAACGATAAGGTCAAGGCGCACGGCCAAGCTCCAACTTCTACCGGTCGACACCAGCCCGCGGAACCCGACTCGGGGGTAGCTGCCACTGGGGTTCCATCCTTTTCCGAGTTCTCCTTTGCGGACCTCAAGTCTGCTACAAATAACTTCAGCCCCGATTTTATTGTCTCAGAAAGTGGTGAAAAAGCCCCGAATATTGTTTACAAAGGCCGCCTCCAGAACGGCCGGTGGATCGCCGTCAAGAAGTTTCCTAAGATGGCTTGGTTGGATCCGAAACAGTTTGCG GAGGAGGCATGGAGAGTCGGCATATTGAGGAACCAAAGGCTGGCGAATTTAATAGGATATTGCTGTGATGGTGATGAGAGGTTGCTGGTTGCAGAATACATGCCCAATGATACACTTGCTAAGCATTTATTTCATT GGGAGAGTCAGACCATTGAATGGGCCATGCGCTTGAGAGTAGCACTCTATATAGCTGAAGCCTTGGCATACTGTAGCAATGAAGGTCATCCGTTGTATCACGACCTCAATGCATACAGGGTTCTCTTCGATGGG GATGGTGATCCTAGGCTTTCATGTTTTGGCTTGATGAAAAACAGTCAAGATGGAAAAAGTTATAGCACAAATCTTGCATACACTCCCCCGGAATACCTGAAAAATG GAAGGGTAACACCACAAAGTGTCATATACAGCTTTGGCACTGTACTCTTGGATCTGCTAAGTGGAAAGCACATTCCTCCAAGTCAC GCTCTTGATATGATACGGGGTAAAAACATCATTCTACTGATGGATTCACATTTGGAGGGAAGGTTTTCTACAGAAGAAGCTACGATAGTTGTTGGTCTTGCTTCTCGTTGTTTGCAATATGAACCTAGGGAAAGGTCTAATGTAAAGGATCTTGTTTCTACTCTTTCTCCACTACAGACAAAATCGGAC GTTCCCTCTTATGTTTTGCTTGGAATTTCGAAGCACATAGAAGCACCTGCAACACCTCAACGACCTCTTTCACCAATGGGTGAGGCCTGTTCTCGGATGGACCTCACAGCAATACACCAGATACTGGTGACCACCCACTATCGGGATGATGAAGGAACAAACGAG TTGTCTTTTCAAGAATGGACCCAGCAGATGAGAGATATGTTAGATGCTAGAAAGCACGGAGATTATGCATTCCGTGACAAGGACTTTAAGACTGCTATTGATTGTTATTCACAG GAACCATGGTTTCACCAACAGTGTATGCACGGCGTAGTTTATGTTATCTGA
- the LOC140962710 gene encoding protein HIGH CHLOROPHYLL FLUORESCENCE PHENOTYPE 244, chloroplastic-like: protein MAASTLYPQFPTLTLRRPQPASLSWRRTLAPDSVASTSPYSSSSATILTSKGRGNAALIKCAAVNLAPGTPVRPTSILVVGATGTLGRQIVRRALDEGYDVRCLVRPRPAPADFLRDWGATVVNADLSKPETIPATLVGIHTVIDCATGRPEEPIKTVDWKGKVALIQCAKAMGIQKFVFFSIHNCDKHPEVPLMEIKHCTEKFIRDSGLNHITIRLCGFMQGLIGQYAVPILEEKSVWGTDAPTRIAYMDTQDIARLTFIAIRNENINGKLLTFAGPRAWTSQEVITLCERLAGQDANVTTVPVSILRFTRQLTRLFEWTNDVADRLAFSEVLSSDTVFSNPMAETYNLLGVDAKDISTLEKYMQDYFTNILKKLKDLKAQSKQTDIYF from the exons ATGGCCGCTTCAACTCTCTACCCCCAATTCCCCACCCTCACTCTACGCCGTCCGCAGCCGGCCTCCCTTTCCTGGCGGCGTACTTTGGCACCGGACTCCGTTGCGTCCACCTCCCCTTACTCCTCTTCCTCTGCTACGATTCTTACTTCTAAGG GCAGGGGCAATGCAGCTTTGATCAAATGCGCCGCTGTAAATTTGGCCCCGGGGACTCCTGTGAGGCCTACCAGCATACTGGTGGTAggcgccacgggcacattgggCAGGCAGATTGTGAGGCGGGCGTTGGATGAAGGATATGACGTTAGGTGCCTCGTCAGGCCTCGCCCTGCTCCTGCTGATTTCCTACGTGACTGGGGCGCCACTGTTGTCAAC GCAGACTTGAGCAAACCTGAGACGATACCGGCGACATTGGTTGGTATCCATACAGTTATTGACTGTGCTACAGGACGACCGGAGGAACCCATAAAAACT GTAGATTGGAAAGGAAAAGTTGCTCTCATTCAATGCGCAAAGGCCATGGGAATCCAAAAATTTGTCTTCTTTTCAATCCATAATTGTGATAAGCATCCTGAAGTTCCACTTATGGAGATCAAACACTGCACTGAGAAATTTATCCGCGATTCAGGCCTGAATCACATCACTATCCGGCTATGTGGTTTCATGCAG GGTCTGATTGGACAGTATGCGGTGCCCATATTGGAAGAGAAATCTGTTTGGGGTACTGATGCTCCTACACGAATAGCATATATGGATACCCAA GATATTGCTCGATTAACATTTATAGCTATACGAAATGAGAATATCAACGGAAAACTCCTTACTTTTGCCGGGCCTCGTGCATGGACATCTCAAGAG GTGATAACCTTGTGCGAGAGACTCGCTGGTCAAGATGCAAACGTTACCACAGTTCCTGTCTCAATTTTAAGATTCACACGCCAGTTAACTCGTTTGTTTGAGTGGACCAACGACGTTGCTGATAGATTGGCATTTTCTGAG GTTCTTAGTAGTGATACTGTTTTCTCCAACCCAATGGCTGAGACATACAATCTTCTTGGAGTTGATGCCAAAGATATTAGCACGCTAGAGAAATATATGCAGGATTATTTCACAAACATATTGAAGAAGCTGAAAGACCTCAAAGCACAGTCCAAGCAAACTGACATTTACTTTTGA
- the LOC140962709 gene encoding mitochondrial import inner membrane translocase subunit TIM44-2-like isoform X1 yields MASRKLLRDFLINKHILLRPQLVASMQASSKRGRPQFVSSSGNMLRREFSVFSEFSKKIKGEVDRNQEFQQSIKDFKEKAQELKGVKEDLKARTKQTTQQLYKNVDGVWTEAEAKAKKVYADMEEKITAAKIEVKESFGAGKQEPTGSKGTSSSHCSNGHGGDKSSFGGEKQQGQQQQPESDDNVKTLFGKVKDGFYFISPKLSLAFHKVKEVKPIDLVKKSYGIVIDELKGNLNRRKRLEYDASSASSSSNFERSTRTEIVVLPSKRSPWSKKWEAFKNKMRGHPMFKRVSGISEPVLDKSQEIAEDMRERWETSDHPVVHKIQDISETVLGESDAAMSFKEIRRRDPTFSLPEFVAEVQEVVKPVLNAYFKGDADVLKKYCTSHVIERCVAERKAFESQGIFFDNKILHISEVEIRETKMMGDTPIIIVAFQTQQVYCVRDALGSVTEGSQDTIQTVYYAWAMQQLDAELGDGYAAPYYIWKLREMQQLGVRALI; encoded by the exons ATGGCCAGCAGGAAACTCCTTAGAGATTTCTTGATAAACAAGCATATACTTCTTCGACCACAATTAGTAGCATCTATGCAG GCCTCGAGTAAACGGGGAAGGCCGCAGTTTGTTTCTTCCAGTGGGAATATGCTTAGACGCGAGTTCAGCGTTTTCAGTGAGTTCTCTAAGAAGATTAAAGGTGAAGTTGAcag GAACCAGGAATTTCAACAGTCCATTAAGGATTTTAAGGAGAAGGCACAGGAACTAAAGGGCGTGAAAGAGGATCTGAAAGCTAG AACGAAACAGACTACTCAGCAGCTCTACAAGAATGTCGATGGTGTTTGGACAGAGGCTGAAGCCAAGGCAAAAAAG GTTTATGCTGACATGGAAGAAAAGATAACTGCTGCTAAAATTGAG GTTAAAGAAAGTTTTGGTGCTGGAAAGCAAGAGCCAACAGGATCCAAAGGAACTTCATCAAGTCATTGCTCAAATGGCCACGGTGGAGACAAGTCTTCCTTTGGAGGAGAAAAGCAACAGGGGCAGCAACAGCAACCTGAATCTGATGATAATGTCAAAACTCTATTTGGCAAGGTGAAAGacggtttttattttatttctcccAAGTTGTCTTTAGCTTTCCACAAAGTGAAGGAAGTGAAGCCCATTGACTTGGTGAAGAAGAGCTATGGGATCGTGATAGATGAGTTGAAAGGCAATCTGAATAGGAGAAAGCGACTCGAATATGATGCTTCATCTGCTTCATCATCctcaaactttgaaagaagcACCCGAACTGAGATTGTTGTGTTACCTTCAAAGCGATCCCCATGGAGTAAGAAATGGGAGGCATTCAAGAATAAG ATGCGAGGCCATCCTATGTTCAAGCGTGTTAGTGGGATAAGTGAACCCGTACTTGACAAGAGCCAGGAG ATTGCTGAAGATATGCGGGAGAGATGGGAGACTAGTGATCATCCGGTTGTTCACAAAATCCAAGA TATTAGTGAGACTGTCCTGGGAGAATCGGATGCTGCCATGTCATTTAAAGAGATTCGCCGCAGAGACCC GACTTTTTCTTTACCAGAATTTGTAGCTGAGGTTCAAGAAGTGGTCAAACCAGTTCTTAATGCTTATTTTAAA GGCGATGCTGATGTTTTGAAAAAGTACTGTACTTCTCACGTCATTGAGCGGTGTGTAGCAGAGCGCAAAGCTTTTGAAAGCCAAGGGATCTTTTTTGATAACAAG ATTTTGCACATATCAGAAGTTGAGATTCGAGAGACTAAAATGATGGGAGACACTCCCATTATAATTGTGGCA TTCCAAACGCAGCAAGTCTACTGTGTACGCGATGCACTGGGTTCAGTAACAGAAGGTAGTCAG GACACAATTCAGACGGTGTATTATGCATGGGCTATGCAGCAGTTGGATGCTGAACTTGGAGATGGCTATGCTGCTCCTTACTATATTTGGAAGCTTAGAGAAATGCAGCAGCTTGGTGTTAGGGCCCTCATTTAA
- the LOC140962709 gene encoding mitochondrial import inner membrane translocase subunit TIM44-2-like isoform X2, translated as MAKCRTKQTTQQLYKNVDGVWTEAEAKAKKVYADMEEKITAAKIEVKESFGAGKQEPTGSKGTSSSHCSNGHGGDKSSFGGEKQQGQQQQPESDDNVKTLFGKVKDGFYFISPKLSLAFHKVKEVKPIDLVKKSYGIVIDELKGNLNRRKRLEYDASSASSSSNFERSTRTEIVVLPSKRSPWSKKWEAFKNKMRGHPMFKRVSGISEPVLDKSQEIAEDMRERWETSDHPVVHKIQDISETVLGESDAAMSFKEIRRRDPTFSLPEFVAEVQEVVKPVLNAYFKGDADVLKKYCTSHVIERCVAERKAFESQGIFFDNKILHISEVEIRETKMMGDTPIIIVAFQTQQVYCVRDALGSVTEGSQDTIQTVYYAWAMQQLDAELGDGYAAPYYIWKLREMQQLGVRALI; from the exons ATGGCGAAATGCAGAACGAAACAGACTACTCAGCAGCTCTACAAGAATGTCGATGGTGTTTGGACAGAGGCTGAAGCCAAGGCAAAAAAG GTTTATGCTGACATGGAAGAAAAGATAACTGCTGCTAAAATTGAG GTTAAAGAAAGTTTTGGTGCTGGAAAGCAAGAGCCAACAGGATCCAAAGGAACTTCATCAAGTCATTGCTCAAATGGCCACGGTGGAGACAAGTCTTCCTTTGGAGGAGAAAAGCAACAGGGGCAGCAACAGCAACCTGAATCTGATGATAATGTCAAAACTCTATTTGGCAAGGTGAAAGacggtttttattttatttctcccAAGTTGTCTTTAGCTTTCCACAAAGTGAAGGAAGTGAAGCCCATTGACTTGGTGAAGAAGAGCTATGGGATCGTGATAGATGAGTTGAAAGGCAATCTGAATAGGAGAAAGCGACTCGAATATGATGCTTCATCTGCTTCATCATCctcaaactttgaaagaagcACCCGAACTGAGATTGTTGTGTTACCTTCAAAGCGATCCCCATGGAGTAAGAAATGGGAGGCATTCAAGAATAAG ATGCGAGGCCATCCTATGTTCAAGCGTGTTAGTGGGATAAGTGAACCCGTACTTGACAAGAGCCAGGAG ATTGCTGAAGATATGCGGGAGAGATGGGAGACTAGTGATCATCCGGTTGTTCACAAAATCCAAGA TATTAGTGAGACTGTCCTGGGAGAATCGGATGCTGCCATGTCATTTAAAGAGATTCGCCGCAGAGACCC GACTTTTTCTTTACCAGAATTTGTAGCTGAGGTTCAAGAAGTGGTCAAACCAGTTCTTAATGCTTATTTTAAA GGCGATGCTGATGTTTTGAAAAAGTACTGTACTTCTCACGTCATTGAGCGGTGTGTAGCAGAGCGCAAAGCTTTTGAAAGCCAAGGGATCTTTTTTGATAACAAG ATTTTGCACATATCAGAAGTTGAGATTCGAGAGACTAAAATGATGGGAGACACTCCCATTATAATTGTGGCA TTCCAAACGCAGCAAGTCTACTGTGTACGCGATGCACTGGGTTCAGTAACAGAAGGTAGTCAG GACACAATTCAGACGGTGTATTATGCATGGGCTATGCAGCAGTTGGATGCTGAACTTGGAGATGGCTATGCTGCTCCTTACTATATTTGGAAGCTTAGAGAAATGCAGCAGCTTGGTGTTAGGGCCCTCATTTAA
- the LOC140962400 gene encoding isocitrate dehydrogenase [NAD] regulatory subunit 1, mitochondrial, producing MSRRILSHLLSIRSVTYMPRPGDGTPRAVTLIPGDGIGPLVTGAVEQVMEAMHAPVYFEKYDIHGDMKSAPPEVIESIKKNKVCLKGGLRTPVGGGVSSLNMLLRKELDLYASLVHCFNLQGLPTRHHGVDIVVIRENTEGEYSGLEHEVVPGVVESLKVITKFCSERIAKYAFEYAYLNNRKKVTAVHKANIMKLADGLFLESCREIASKYPSIQYNEMIVDNCSMQLVSKPEQFDVMVTPNLYGNLVANIAAGIAGGTGVMPGGNVGADHAIFEQGASAGNVGDEKAVEQKKANPVALLLSSAMMLRHLQFPSFADRLETAVKRVISEGEYRTKDLGGSSTTQEVVDAVIANLD from the exons ATGTCCAGACGAATCCTCAGCCACCTCCTCTCCATCCGATCAGTCACCTACATGCCCCGCCCCGGCGACGGGACACCTCGGGCCGTCACCCTGATTCCCGGCGACGGGATCGGACCCCTCGTTACCGGCGCTGTCGAGCAGGTCATGGAGGCCATGCACGCTCCCGTCTACTTCGAGAAGTACGACATCCACGGCGACATGAAGAGTGCACCCCCGGAGGTGATCGAATCGATTAAGAAGAATAAGGTTTGCCTTAAGGGTGGACTTAGGACTCCGGTGGGTGGAGGAGTCAGCTCACTCAATATGCTATTGAGGAAGGAGCTCGATCTCTACGCCTCACTTGTCCATTGCTTCAATCTGCAGGGGCTTCCCACGCGCCACCATGGCGTAGATATTGTAGTCATTAGGGAGAATACCGAGGGTGAATACTCGGGCCTCGAGCATGAGGTTGTTCCTGGTGTTGTCGAAAGCCTCAAG GTGATAACTAAGTTCTGCTCAGAGAGAATTGCTAAATATGCCTTTGAATATGCCTATCTCAACAACCGGAAGAAAGTGACCGCCGTGCACAAAGCAAATATTATGAAACTCGCAGATGGTTTATTTCTAGAATCCTGCCGTGAAATCGCTAGCAAGTACCCTAGCATTCAGTACAATGAGATGATAGTGGATAACTGCTCTATGCAACTTGTTTCCAAGCCGGAGCAATTTGATGTCATG GTAACTCCTAATCTTTATGGGAATCTGGTAGCAAACATAGCTGCTGGAATTGCTGGAGGTACTGGTGTCATGCCCGGAG GGAATGTCGGGGCCGACCATGCCATATTCGAGCAAGGTGCCTCTGCAGGAAATGTAGGAGATGAGAAAGCTGTAGAACAAAAAAAAGCAAATCCTGTAGCTTTACTGCTTTCGTCGGCTATGATGCTGAGACATCTGCAGTTTCCTTCTTTTGCTGACAGACTAGAGACAGCTGTGAAGCGCGTAATATCTGAAGGTGAATACCGTACAAAAGATCTTGGCGGAAGCAGTACCACTCAAGAAGTTGTGGATGCTGTCATAGCAAATCTCGACTGA
- the LOC140962401 gene encoding fructose-2,6-bisphosphatase-like, with product MAVECSSFLKNKFWVLRHGRSIPNEKGIIVSSLENGILEEYRLCPDGVHQARLAGESFLEEIKKRNIGIENIRICFSPFSRTSHTAKVVSSVLNVPFNGPQCKVMEDLRERFFGCSFELMSHDKYPEIWAMDEKDPFTRPEGGESVADVVARLTRALTKMESEFEECTVLVVSHGDPLQILQTIINAAVQTRRTDANDLTSRIQEISVPSVLSQHRKFALNTGELRELV from the exons ATGGCGGTTGAGTGTTCGTCGTTTCTGAAGAACAAATTCTGGGTGCTCAGGCACGGAAGAAGCATCCCAAACGAAAAGGGAATTATCGTTTCATCTCTG GAAAATGGGATCCTTGAAGAATATCGTTTGTGTCCTGATGGGGTTCATCAGGCTCGTTTGGCTGGAGAATCCTTCCTCGAG GAAATAAAGAAAAGGAACATTGGAATAGAGAACATTCGTATATGTTTCTCACCATTTTCAAGGACCAGTCATACTGCAAAAGTGGTTTCTTCTGTTCTAAATGTTCCATTTAATGGTCCACAGTGCAAG GTTATGGAGGATCTTCGGGAGCGGTTCTTTGGCTGTTCATTTGAGCTGATGTCCCATGATAAA TACCCTGAGATTTGGGCGATGGATGAGAAAGATCCCTTCACACGGCCTGAAGGAGGAGAAAGTGTTGCTGATGTTGTCGCCAGGCTGACAAGGGCTTTGACTAAAATGGAATCAGAATTTGAAGA GTGCACGGTGTTAGTTGTCAGTCATGGAGATCCCTTGCAGATTCTGCAGACAATAATCAATGCAGCTGTGCAGACCAGAAGAACTGATGCAAATGACTTGACCTCAAGAATTCAGGAAATCAGTGTCCCTTCTGTACTATCACAACACCGGAAATTTGCTCTAAATACAGGAGAACTTCGTGAATTAGTGTAG